The DNA sequence CCAGGGGCCGCATCGCCTCCAGGCGCGGCCGGAGGCGGTCGAGCTGCTTCAGCCGGGCGAAGAAGAAGGCGTCGAGTCGTCCCCGATAAGGCGCGGCGTCGGCGAGCGGCACGACGAGACTCAGGTTCACCTGCCCCGGCGCCACCGGGTTCAGAATCGCGTAGTCGGGCGGATCCACGTAGATCTCCCCGCGCGCGTCAAACCCCTCGACCCCTTCCACGTACACCAGGAGGGCCAGGCGGCGGAGGCGGTGCGGGCGGAGGAGCCCGAGCCGCCGGGCCGCGACCGAGTTCCGGCCATCGGCCGCGATCACCAGCGGCGCCCGCGCCTCGAAGGCCCTTCCCTCGGCCTCCATCCCGACCACGCCCACCACGCGGTCGCCGTCCATCAGCAGGTCGGTCACGCGGTGGCGCTCGCGCACCTCCACCACGGGGCAGGCCCTGACGCGGTCGAGCAGGATCTGATCGAAGGTGAGCCGCGGAAGGGCGAGGGCATGATCCCGATAGCCGCGCCACGGCCCCGCGGTCGGATAATCCGCGAGCAGGACGGTGCCGTCGGGCGCGGCGATCCGCATTCCGCGGAGCGGGACCGCGCCGGCCTCGTCCACCGCCTTGAGCACGCCGAGGCGGTCCAGGATCCGGGAGACCTCGGGGCTCAGGTACTCGCCGCAGAGCTTGGGGCGCGGGAACCGGGCCCGGTCGAGGACAAGCACGGCGTGACCGCGCTCCGCCAGGAGGAGCGCGGTGGCGCAGCCCGCCGGGCCCCCGCCCACGACGACGACGTCAGCGCCGCGCCCGCTCATCGCTTCCTGCCGACGACCGCGAGCCGCGCGAGCCACGGGTAGCAGACGATGCGGATCCCCGGAAGCCCGGCCCGCTGCGCGAGGTCCAGGATCTCCGTGGGGGTGTACGCCCGGAGGACCGAGAGCGGGCCGTCATGGCGGGCGATGCGGCTCGTGGCGAAGATCCGGGTCGCCAGCCAGACGAGCCCGTAGGCCAGGCGGTTCCGGATCAGGTCGTTGACGACGAAGCCGCGGCGCGCGGTCCGGTTCAGCTCGGCGAGGAGCGCGGAGGCCTCGGCCGGCTCCACGTGATGGAGGGTGAGCGAGAGGAGGACCACGTCCACCGCTTCGCGCTTGAGCGGGAGCGAGAGCCCATCGGCCTGGAGGAAGACGATCTCGGGGTAGCCCGCGGCCAGGCGGCGAGCGACGGACAGGACCTCATGACTCTTGTCGAGGGCGAGTACGCGCATCGGGCGGCCCGACCGGCGGGCCCAGCGGACGACGGCCATCGGGAGATCCGCGCCGCCGGTTCCGACGTCGAGGATCGTGACCGGCCAGTCTGCCGGGGTCCCTTCGAGGAGCCGCGCCACGTGGGCGCGGATCAGCCAGGCCCCACCGAAGAGGCGGTTCAGCCGCGCCAGGTCGCGAAGGTTTTCCTCCAGACCGGGGAACGGGCCTGGGGCGTCGAGGAGCTCGCGGGCGTCGGCGGCGCGCGGGAGCGAGGCCATGCCGGCTACCAGCGCAGCAGCGCGCCCTCGGCGGCGAAGCCCGGACCCAGGGCGATCATGAGGCCCCAGTCCCCCGGGTCCGGCGGGTAGTTCCGGCAAAGTTCTTCCAGGACGAAGACCACCGTCGCCGAGGACATGTTTCCGTACCGTCTGAGGACGGCGCGCGACGGCGCGACATCGGCATCGCCGAGGCCGAGCAGCTTCTGAGCCCGCTCGATCACACGGCGTCCCGCCGAATGAAGGACCCAGGCCTTCACGTCCTCCCGCTTGAGCCCCTGCGAGGCGAGGAGCGCTTCCGCCATCTCGCCCAGCATCCCCGCGCCGATCCGGCGCACGTCCTTGGACAGGATTACGCGGGGCCGGCCGCCCGGATACGTGAACCCCATGGCCGGGAGGTGCTCGGAGCGAAAGAGCGTCCGGTGGCCGAGCACGCTGATCCCGTCCCCCTCGGTGCCGAGCGCCAGCGCGCCGGCGCCATCGGCGAAGATCGCATGCGCGACCGCGCTCTCCAGACGATCGTCGAGGTAGTAGGCGGCCGAGCAGATCTCGACGGCGAGAACCAGCGCGCGATGACGCGGGAAGGCCCGGAGGTGGTTGTACGCCTGCTGGAGCGCCACCATGGCGCTGGCGCAGCCGGTGTCCCCCACGTGGACCCGCTGGACGTCCGGGCGCAAGCCCAGATCGCGGACCAGGTGCGCGTCGAGGCTCGGGCAGAGCCGGCCCGTGCAGGTGGTCGTCGCGAGGAAGTCCACATCCTCCGGCGACCAGCCGGCACGGTCGAGGCAGCTGAGGAGGGCCCCCCGTCCCAGGGCCAGGGCCCCCTGCTCGAAGCGACGGCTCAGCTCGTCCACGCTCTCGTCGGCGCGCACGCGGGCGGGGTCGAGGTAGAGGTAGCGCCCCTCGATCTCGCTGTGGGCGAAGAAGCCGAGCCGGCGGGGATCGTGGTAGCCAGCCACCTCGCTGGCGAGCTCCGCGAGACGCGACTGGGGAAAGTAGTGCTCGGGCACCGCTGTGGCGAACGCCACGATCCTCGGCGTCGTCATGACAATCTCGGAGGGGGGCTCAGCCCCCCTTCCGAATCCTCCCCCCACTGTAGTTCGAGCCGAGGGACGTCGGCCATGCCGTAGGCAGGCCCGTCCCGCGGCGAGGCCCGAGTCGGTTGCGCGGGCGAAGCCCGCGCTCGAACTCGGCGCACGGGGTGACCATCCGCAAATTACTGCACGCGCTGCTCACACACCATGATGAGTGGAGGATACGCCCCGCCCGGTCGCCTGTCCAGCGCGCGCGCCCGCCTTGACGCCTGCGGGAACGCGATGCTAGGGTGAGCGCGACTTTTTGCGTGAGAGGAGAGACGCATGCCGCTCTTCAGCTTCGAGGGGAAAAAGCCGAAGATTCATCCCACCGCCTTCATCGCGCCCACGGCCAACATCATCGGGGACGTCACCATCGAGGAGAACGCCTCGGTCTGGTACAACGCGGTGCTCCGCGGCGACTTCGCTCCCATCGTGGTGCGGAAGGGCGCCAACGTCCAGGACTGCGCCGTCGTCCATGCCACGCCGGTCAACCCGGTCGAGATCGGCCCGGGGGCAACGGTCGGCCATCTCGTGACGATCCACGGGGCGCAGCTCGGCGAGAACTGCCTGGTCGGGAACTCCGCGATCGTGTTGGACGGCGTGAAGGTCGGGGCGCGCGCCATGGTCGCCGCCGGGGCGTTGGTGACGCCGGGAACCGAGATCCCTGACGAGATGCTCGCGATCGGCGTCCCCGCGAAGGTCAAGGGACCGCGGGCGGGGACGCCCGCCGAGCGCTGGGTGCGTCTCAACCCCACGACCTACCAGGCGCTGGCCCACCGCCACCGCGTGGGGGTTGTCCCTCTCGGCGAATCCTAGGCAGCCGACGTCCGGCGCGCGCCGGGGAGCGCACGCGAGGCCCGAAGGAATGCCAGGATCAACGGGTGCGACGCGCCCGGGGCCGACGAGAGCTGAGGCTGGAAGAGCGTGGCGACAAAGAAGCGGTGGTTCGATAGCTCGACGATCCGCACCTGGCCCTGCTCCCCCCTGCCCACCACGCTCAACCCGGCCGCCTCCAGCGCTCCTTCAAACGCGGGGTTGAGCTCGTAGCTGCAGTTGAACCGTTCCTCGATCTGCTCGACCCCGTAT is a window from the Candidatus Rokuibacteriota bacterium genome containing:
- a CDS encoding gamma carbonic anhydrase family protein, coding for MPLFSFEGKKPKIHPTAFIAPTANIIGDVTIEENASVWYNAVLRGDFAPIVVRKGANVQDCAVVHATPVNPVEIGPGATVGHLVTIHGAQLGENCLVGNSAIVLDGVKVGARAMVAAGALVTPGTEIPDEMLAIGVPAKVKGPRAGTPAERWVRLNPTTYQALAHRHRVGVVPLGES
- a CDS encoding methyltransferase domain-containing protein, which translates into the protein MASLPRAADARELLDAPGPFPGLEENLRDLARLNRLFGGAWLIRAHVARLLEGTPADWPVTILDVGTGGADLPMAVVRWARRSGRPMRVLALDKSHEVLSVARRLAAGYPEIVFLQADGLSLPLKREAVDVVLLSLTLHHVEPAEASALLAELNRTARRGFVVNDLIRNRLAYGLVWLATRIFATSRIARHDGPLSVLRAYTPTEILDLAQRAGLPGIRIVCYPWLARLAVVGRKR
- a CDS encoding NAD(P)/FAD-dependent oxidoreductase, coding for MSGRGADVVVVGGGPAGCATALLLAERGHAVLVLDRARFPRPKLCGEYLSPEVSRILDRLGVLKAVDEAGAVPLRGMRIAAPDGTVLLADYPTAGPWRGYRDHALALPRLTFDQILLDRVRACPVVEVRERHRVTDLLMDGDRVVGVVGMEAEGRAFEARAPLVIAADGRNSVAARRLGLLRPHRLRRLALLVYVEGVEGFDARGEIYVDPPDYAILNPVAPGQVNLSLVVPLADAAPYRGRLDAFFFARLKQLDRLRPRLEAMRPLGSMSALGPLAYRVARPRCGGLLLVGDAAGFYDPFTGEGIFSALRSAELAAEVAHAALRAGDPSAAALAPFWEARRAAFKEKEWLTRLLQVVISRRWLANRVAHWLVRRPDLLGLLMGVIGDFVPPRALVSPRVLFGR
- a CDS encoding type III polyketide synthase; amino-acid sequence: MTTPRIVAFATAVPEHYFPQSRLAELASEVAGYHDPRRLGFFAHSEIEGRYLYLDPARVRADESVDELSRRFEQGALALGRGALLSCLDRAGWSPEDVDFLATTTCTGRLCPSLDAHLVRDLGLRPDVQRVHVGDTGCASAMVALQQAYNHLRAFPRHRALVLAVEICSAAYYLDDRLESAVAHAIFADGAGALALGTEGDGISVLGHRTLFRSEHLPAMGFTYPGGRPRVILSKDVRRIGAGMLGEMAEALLASQGLKREDVKAWVLHSAGRRVIERAQKLLGLGDADVAPSRAVLRRYGNMSSATVVFVLEELCRNYPPDPGDWGLMIALGPGFAAEGALLRW